In Novipirellula caenicola, a single genomic region encodes these proteins:
- a CDS encoding ZIP family metal transporter gives MTGSLLAVYCILIIAGSVTGGWLPAIMRMTHLRTQLLMSFVAGLMLGIAMLHMLPHAFHLMRSAAMTGGAALGGIIAMFILLRAFHPHAHGSIETPGGLGPDEPHHGHDHSHDHDHDHAHDHDSHGHGSHSHDSHSHHDHAKDIGWLGMLLGLGLHTLMDGVALAASVTAESHHNPWLGLAGLGTFLAVVLHKPLDAFAITSVMKKGGWTPTQQSLVNLTFSLACPLGAIAFYIGATQLSADGTLLGWGLAISAGFFICISLADLLPEVAFHDHDRFKLTAALLIGVALAVGIESLPGHSHTPAAPASNIDVPFKSPTQSE, from the coding sequence ATGACAGGCTCTTTACTGGCGGTTTACTGCATTTTGATCATTGCCGGATCCGTCACGGGAGGGTGGCTGCCGGCGATCATGCGGATGACGCACCTGCGAACTCAGCTGTTGATGAGTTTTGTGGCAGGTTTGATGCTGGGAATCGCGATGCTGCACATGCTGCCGCATGCGTTTCACTTGATGCGATCCGCAGCCATGACCGGCGGTGCGGCACTGGGAGGCATCATCGCGATGTTCATCTTGCTTCGCGCCTTTCACCCCCATGCGCATGGGTCAATCGAAACGCCCGGCGGATTGGGCCCCGATGAACCCCATCATGGGCATGATCACAGCCATGACCATGACCATGACCACGCTCATGATCATGATTCGCACGGCCATGGTTCCCATTCGCATGATTCGCATTCGCATCATGACCATGCCAAGGACATCGGTTGGCTCGGCATGCTGTTGGGACTCGGATTGCACACGTTGATGGACGGGGTGGCGCTTGCCGCCAGCGTGACGGCAGAATCGCACCATAACCCTTGGCTAGGGCTGGCCGGGCTGGGGACGTTTCTAGCCGTGGTGCTGCACAAACCGCTGGACGCGTTTGCGATCACGTCGGTGATGAAAAAGGGAGGCTGGACGCCCACACAGCAGAGTTTGGTGAATCTCACGTTCTCGTTGGCCTGCCCGCTTGGTGCGATCGCGTTTTACATCGGTGCAACGCAGCTTTCGGCCGACGGCACGCTCCTGGGCTGGGGGTTGGCGATCTCAGCCGGCTTTTTCATCTGCATTTCTTTGGCCGATTTGCTGCCTGAAGTTGCCTTTCACGACCACGACCGTTTTAAATTGACCGCCGCACTACTAATCGGAGTCGCGCTAGCCGTCGGAATCGAAAGTTTGCCAGGCCATAGCCACACTCCCGCCGCGCCAGCGTCCAACATCGACGTGCCATTCAAATCGCCGACGCAGTCCGAATGA
- a CDS encoding site-2 protease family protein — MLQDPPVSDYDLRFELFGFPVRIAWSFWLGALIFGFYLVRGVDNMFLSSGDGSPGQLPLLLLWSLCMLVSILIHELGHAFAFRQFGIQSSIVLYHFGGLAIPSSSFGMGRSAGRLTEKQDLWVALAGPLAQIASALLLVGGLKVAGFRVEALAIVDSVVPLGLAKIPGVMEGDPITSHGLYAIVLFYIFPSVLWALLNLVPVWPLDGGRIMNSLVLINGGRRDQALWISVISAGLLTVYAFKQHQTFMGILFLSLAFSNYQMLQQTGRWR; from the coding sequence ATGCTTCAAGATCCCCCGGTATCCGATTACGACCTACGTTTCGAGCTATTTGGATTCCCGGTCCGAATTGCCTGGTCGTTTTGGCTTGGTGCGTTGATTTTTGGATTTTATTTAGTCCGTGGTGTCGACAACATGTTCCTCAGTTCGGGTGATGGCAGCCCGGGGCAACTCCCCCTGCTGCTGCTTTGGTCGTTGTGCATGTTGGTATCGATTTTGATCCACGAACTGGGGCATGCCTTTGCATTTCGCCAGTTTGGAATTCAGTCTTCGATCGTGCTGTATCACTTTGGTGGGCTTGCGATTCCGAGCAGCTCATTTGGCATGGGACGATCCGCAGGACGATTGACTGAAAAGCAAGATTTGTGGGTCGCGCTGGCCGGTCCGCTGGCTCAAATCGCGTCTGCATTGTTGTTGGTCGGAGGACTAAAAGTCGCAGGCTTTCGAGTCGAAGCGCTTGCGATTGTCGACAGCGTCGTGCCTCTTGGATTGGCAAAGATCCCAGGGGTGATGGAAGGAGATCCGATCACGAGCCATGGTTTGTACGCGATTGTTTTGTTTTACATTTTCCCAAGTGTCTTGTGGGCGCTGTTGAATTTAGTACCCGTATGGCCGCTTGATGGTGGCCGGATCATGAACTCGTTGGTGTTGATCAATGGTGGACGTCGTGATCAAGCGTTATGGATCAGTGTAATCAGCGCTGGATTGTTGACGGTGTACGCATTCAAACAGCACCAAACGTTCATGGGCATCTTGTTCTTGTCATTAGCGTTTAGCAATTACCAAATGTTGCAACAGACGGGGCGTTGGCGATAA
- a CDS encoding Mrp/NBP35 family ATP-binding protein: MSALNSDSVRAAIESFPDPETGRPIGSMGQIKEVQVEGNTATITLGLTSHSNPIADEIADAIESKVVAALPGTQVKVETVDHPRPPARLGQVGLRVKSVIAVGSGKGGVGKSTVAASLALSLRQMGSRVGLMDADVYGPSIPHLLGLSGRPAVNAQKKIEPIMLSDDSGQPPMPVISMGFLVEPDQAVIWRGPMLHGSINQFLGDTNWGELDYLVIDMPPGTGDVALTLSQAVPLAGSVVVCTPQEVALLDAIKAISMFHKVNIPILGMVENMSGFMCPDCGKTYDIFGRGGARAKAEELNVPFLGSLPIDIDLRTGGDEGQLAKVLAENTRSRIPIEAAAKSLVRTLASKAAANPPKPSLPTL, from the coding sequence ATGTCCGCTTTGAATTCTGACTCTGTTCGCGCCGCGATTGAATCGTTTCCTGATCCTGAAACCGGGCGGCCGATCGGCTCGATGGGGCAAATCAAAGAGGTTCAAGTCGAAGGCAATACCGCAACGATCACGCTCGGATTGACGTCCCATTCCAATCCGATCGCCGACGAAATCGCCGATGCGATTGAGTCCAAGGTCGTCGCCGCGTTGCCTGGGACTCAGGTCAAAGTCGAAACGGTGGATCACCCGCGACCCCCAGCACGTTTAGGCCAAGTCGGACTGCGTGTGAAAAGTGTGATCGCGGTCGGCAGCGGCAAAGGTGGTGTTGGCAAAAGCACCGTTGCCGCTTCGCTTGCGCTGTCGCTGCGTCAAATGGGTAGCCGTGTGGGTTTGATGGATGCGGACGTCTATGGGCCGAGCATCCCGCATCTGCTCGGTTTGTCGGGGCGTCCTGCGGTGAATGCTCAGAAGAAAATTGAACCCATTATGCTTAGCGATGACAGCGGCCAACCACCGATGCCGGTGATCTCGATGGGCTTTCTTGTCGAACCGGATCAAGCCGTGATTTGGCGTGGTCCGATGTTGCATGGATCGATCAATCAATTTTTGGGAGACACCAATTGGGGCGAACTCGATTATCTGGTGATCGATATGCCGCCAGGAACCGGTGATGTCGCGTTGACGCTCTCGCAAGCGGTGCCGCTAGCCGGCAGCGTGGTGGTGTGCACCCCACAAGAGGTTGCACTGCTGGACGCGATCAAGGCGATCAGCATGTTTCATAAAGTGAACATTCCGATCTTGGGAATGGTGGAAAACATGAGCGGGTTCATGTGTCCCGATTGCGGCAAGACGTATGACATCTTTGGTCGTGGCGGTGCCCGTGCGAAGGCCGAAGAGTTGAACGTTCCGTTTTTAGGATCGCTGCCGATCGATATCGATCTGCGTACCGGGGGTGACGAAGGACAGCTTGCCAAAGTGCTTGCCGAGAACACTCGATCCAGGATCCCGATCGAAGCGGCGGCCAAGTCGCTGGTTCGCACGTTGGCGTCCAAGGCGGCTGCGAATCCACCGAAACCAAGTTTGCCGACGCTGTAA
- a CDS encoding helix-turn-helix domain-containing protein, with protein sequence MTAGTKIRNLMRLFDASDAPVWAIDPAGKLVYLSAATARWLGLDVEQLLQRRAVAGSPVSNDPLDLLAATLSPPPGLKSRGTASLRVQPAGDAKHRIKPIDVRFVRVGSADSSLTIAIGGRFNDRVPDEELADAANVRQQLDAWRKRHAAIATVATAGVSSSAKRMRARIHVAASVRTHLGFFGPAGSCCESIARRVHQQSAPREPIAIVDGPLMDPELLDASIVPVVNQLANSAEAKATVLVRGLDEMPLDAQRHLVELIGSYNDRLRLIGLCSDQTTLDATADEQAPANADVREVVVGIKPPQRHIDVAIADLLASLTVTIDPLASRVQDIPVLAAALVDSHHAARDGVGERLSRAAIDALVIYPWPNNVEELDAAMRHAVRNATRESIAPENFPLAIRSYRPGDSLSRRKVQSVSLDEMLESFELKMIKSAVEISDGNRAAAARLLGITRSRLLRRIDAVESGAAKSPPQTPKSSSPSDGDRS encoded by the coding sequence ATGACCGCAGGTACCAAGATCCGTAATCTGATGCGGCTGTTCGATGCATCGGACGCTCCGGTGTGGGCGATCGATCCTGCGGGCAAGCTGGTCTATTTGTCCGCGGCCACCGCACGTTGGCTCGGCTTGGACGTCGAGCAACTATTGCAGCGGCGTGCGGTCGCTGGCAGTCCCGTGTCCAACGATCCGCTTGACCTTCTGGCAGCGACACTCTCGCCTCCGCCAGGGCTGAAGAGCCGCGGAACCGCATCGCTGCGTGTTCAGCCGGCGGGAGACGCGAAACATCGGATTAAACCAATCGATGTTCGTTTTGTCCGCGTCGGTTCGGCCGATTCAAGTTTGACGATTGCGATTGGTGGCCGGTTCAACGACCGGGTTCCTGACGAAGAACTTGCCGATGCGGCAAACGTGCGGCAACAGCTTGATGCGTGGCGAAAACGGCATGCCGCGATCGCAACGGTGGCCACTGCAGGCGTCTCTTCGTCAGCCAAGCGGATGCGAGCTCGGATCCATGTCGCCGCCAGTGTGCGAACGCATCTGGGGTTCTTTGGTCCGGCCGGTTCCTGTTGCGAATCGATCGCTCGGCGGGTTCATCAGCAATCGGCGCCTCGTGAACCGATCGCAATCGTCGATGGGCCGTTGATGGATCCCGAACTGCTTGATGCGTCCATCGTTCCGGTCGTCAATCAGTTGGCCAATTCCGCCGAAGCCAAAGCCACGGTGTTAGTTCGCGGTTTGGATGAGATGCCGCTGGACGCCCAGCGTCATCTCGTTGAATTGATCGGTTCCTACAACGATCGGTTGCGATTGATCGGATTGTGTAGCGATCAAACCACGCTGGATGCAACTGCAGACGAGCAGGCTCCGGCGAACGCGGATGTTCGTGAGGTGGTGGTCGGGATCAAGCCACCGCAGCGGCATATCGACGTCGCGATCGCGGATTTGTTGGCCTCGTTGACCGTGACCATCGATCCCTTGGCGTCGCGTGTACAAGACATTCCGGTGTTGGCTGCTGCATTGGTCGATTCGCATCATGCCGCCCGCGATGGCGTGGGGGAACGACTCAGTCGTGCGGCGATCGATGCGTTGGTCATTTATCCTTGGCCAAACAACGTCGAAGAACTCGACGCGGCCATGCGGCATGCCGTGCGAAATGCAACTCGCGAATCGATTGCACCTGAGAATTTTCCATTGGCGATTCGCTCGTATCGACCTGGGGATTCGCTGTCTCGCCGAAAAGTGCAAAGCGTTTCGCTCGACGAGATGCTCGAATCGTTTGAACTCAAGATGATCAAGAGTGCGGTGGAAATCAGCGATGGCAATCGTGCTGCCGCGGCGCGGTTGTTGGGAATCACTCGCTCGCGATTGTTGCGGCGAATCGATGCGGTCGAATCGGGGGCGGCCAAATCGCCACCGCAGACTCCCAAGTCGTCCTCACCAAGTGACGGCGATCGCTCATGA
- a CDS encoding calmodulin-binding protein encodes MLRHLLITAVLLCSCCALADTASAEQRAYGQNWGGAAGSRDWNRFYHYPYVYYPQNFYSQEYFQSSDSMYHRYPQEMRIPVYNKKWHNYYPSSRRYHQGHHFILDVF; translated from the coding sequence ATGCTCCGCCATTTATTGATCACTGCTGTCCTCCTTTGCAGTTGTTGTGCCCTGGCCGATACGGCTTCGGCGGAACAGCGTGCTTATGGCCAAAATTGGGGTGGAGCAGCCGGTTCCCGCGACTGGAATCGCTTCTATCACTACCCCTACGTTTACTACCCACAAAACTTCTACAGCCAAGAGTATTTCCAGAGCAGCGATAGCATGTACCATCGCTATCCCCAGGAAATGCGAATTCCGGTCTACAACAAGAAGTGGCATAACTACTACCCCAGCAGCCGCCGCTACCACCAAGGCCATCACTTTATCTTGGATGTGTTCTAG